ATTATTGCGATAAACGAAATAGCAGCCGAAATCGGACCTGTAGAGGGTCTGGAGCAGCAGAACCGTAAGCAGGGTTGCCGCATGAAGGGGATATAACCGGGACAAGCGCAGGATAGAAAAGTCCCGGAGCGCAATCGTACGCGCCCTGATTTTATCCGAATACAGCCAGAAGAAAATAAAGCCCGACAACGTAAAAAACAACTCTACGGCTCTATCCCCAACTTCGTAAAAAAAGTAGAAGATGCTGTAAAGGGGTTGCTGCTCCGGTTCAAAACCGGGACGACTCGAACAGAGGTTGTAGCTATGCCGCCAGTGGTACAGAACCACCGATAAAGCGGCAATTCCCCGTAACACGTCAAGGGAATAAAAACGGGTAGGAATACTGTACTTTTTACTCATTCTACGCTTCTTTCCTGCCCCGAATACCGGGCCGCGAAATTAGCAGAAAATCTTCAATCCGAAAGAATCGCTCTTCTTACTATGCTTGTTATCAACCGAAACCCCACCTTCTTTTACTATATGGCAGAGTACTTTATGCAATTCAGGCAATTATTTCTCCACCTCAACCCGCCAGTCAGGACCGCTGTTCACGTTGTATTTTTCGGCGAAATTGCCCATGTTGACCGCGACAGAAAAGTTAAGCAAACTGTTGAAGTAGGCCACATTTTCTCCCGCCTTCGACTCGCCAAATGTATTGACAAGGGGAAGCCGGTTGTCGAAAACGAGCTGATCCTGGTGGTAAATCCGGACTCGTACGGTTTCGCCGGTTTTGGTGCCCAACTGCCCGAAAAGCTGTTTGGGAATGCTGGTCCAGAGGTTGCCGTATTGCACGTCCAGAACCGGGATGTTTCCTTTCAAAACACCTTTCTCCAAAACCGGCCGCTGGTACGGTAGTTTGGTAACCTCGGCGGGCAGCTCTCTGCCAACCTGCGCGAAGGTGATCATTTTGGCCGCTAACCGGGCTCCCGTGTACGCATACACGTCACGGCCGTGAAACGTGTAGGATTCACTGGAGTTCCGGAGCCGATTGACGGCTTCGTCGATTTCGCGCACCTGCCGGATGCCCAGCTTTTCGGCGATGAGCGTGAGAGTCCCGTTGTCGGGCGTTACAAAATAGTGGCCCGATTGGGTCAGCAACACCACCGATTTTCGTTCCGTACCCACACCGGGATCGCATACCGAGACGAAAACCGTACCTTTGGGGTAATACGGGGCCGTTTGCAAAAGCCGGTAAGCCGCTTCCCAGATGTTGTACGGCGGTATTTCGTGAGTCAAATCAAAAATCCGGAGGTTGGGCGACACCCCCACTGCCACGCCCTTCATGGCCGAAACCGCCCCGTCTTTCGTTCCAAAATCCGATTGAAATACCAATACGCCATTCTGCGCTAACAGCGCCGTTGTTGTTAACCAACCGTAAAACACCAGAAAGACGGTTTTGCGGATCATAGTTTTCAGTACATGTAAGTCCGGAATGATGAAGGATGGGTGGAGGGCCGCATCGTTCCTGACCTATCCTTCATCGTTCCTTTTGGCTACTTGTTTGTTCCCTTTAACTGTTGAATCAGCCAGGCCGTCATGAGTTCGGTTTGCTCGGGATACGTCCAGTGGCCGGTGTCTTCGTACGGTTTCAATTGCTTCGGGGCCGAAATTACGTTGTACGACGCATACATTGAAGTGGGCGGGCAGGTTTCGTCGTTGTAACCCCACGAGTAATAGCCGGGCACTTTAACCTGCCGCGAGAAATTGACGACATCATAATACCCCACGGTTTTGATTTTGGCCGGGGTGTTGTTGAACGCCAGCGCCTTGCCGGTAAACAAGTGCGGCCAGCCACCCGCCCGGCCTTTCAGATACCCCGTCATATCGGCCAGCGCCGGGTAGTACGCGCCGAGCCATTTCACGCGCTTGTCGAGTCCGGCGGTGATGATGGACAACGCCCCGCCCTGGCTCCCGCCCGTAACGGCCAGGTTACTACCGTCATACTGCGGCAAACTGACCAAAAAATCGTTGGCCCGAACGCAGCCCAGGTAAACGCGTTTGTAGTAATACCGGTCACGGTCGTCGAGGTTAAAATTCATGTAACCGCCCAGGGCGCCGGCACTCAGGTTTTGGTAGACCGCCGGGTCGAGGTTGACCGGAATGCCGTGAATCCCGATTTCCAGCGTAATGATTCCTTTTTCCGCATCGGCGATGTTGCCTCCGTACGGCCGAATTCCGGCGCCGGGCACCCGCAGCAACGCCGGGTATTTGCCCTCCTGCTTCGGAACGCACAAAATACCGTAGAGCCGCGAGTTGGCGTAGTTCTGAATATTGACGTGGTAAACGTTGACTTTCTCGGTGCAGCGTTCCGGAAGCAGCATCAGGCGGGCGTCGAGCGGAATCCGGCTGAGTTCGGCTTTGGCGCTATCCCAGAACATCTGAAAATCCGCCGGATTTTCAACGGTCGGTGTAATCTGAAACGGATTGAATCCCGCCGTAGCCAGGTTGCGGTACGTTTTACCGTTGATTTCGGCGGTGGCAATGCAGCGCAGGAAACCCGGTGTTTTCATCGTGCCGCCGTCGACGGTCGTGGTGCCGTTGGTCAGCGTTACGGTTTCCTGTTTGGTCGGGTCCATTTTCTCCGGACCGATTTCGTAACGAACCCTGGCTCCCTTGACCGGGTTGCCGTTCTGTAGCACCGAAATGGTAAACTTAACGGATTCACCGGGGCGGTAGAGCCAGTCGAGGTGATCGGGTGCGACAACAATTTTGATGGGTCGTTCGGCGGGCTGGGCCAGGGCGCAGGCCGTTACAAACAAGTACAGGTAAATCAACAAGGCATTTTTCTTCATGGAGCTCAGGTATCAAATTAATTCCAGGTTTCGCAGCAAAGAAGTCTTCTTACCAGGCAATTCTACTAGTTAACCGGCATCCGTTTTACGAAAAGGCCGTTTATTCGAAAAGCCACGAGCCTTATCATCAAGGATGTAATGCTTACCATTGGCAAGTCAAGACCCTAAAAAACAGCGAAGCCCGGAAGTTAACTTCCGGGCTTCGCCATGACTGAATCAGGGAAGACTTACAGCTTTGCCGTTGAACCGTCGGGTTTTACGTACTCAAAATTAGCGTTGATGGGTGCCCCGCAGTAATTAATTTGCAGCGCATCCAACCGCTTTTTGTGCACTTCCAGACGCTTTTTAAAATCGTCCAGGTTTCGGCGCTCCCGGGGTGTCCAACCGATCTCGGCCATCGCAATCGCCCGCGGAAACATCATGTATTCCAGGTGATGCGGAGTTTTCATGTATTCGGTCCAGACGTTGGCCTGCACCCCGACGATGTGTTTCCGGATGTCGGCCGACAGGCTATCCGGTGCCGGTTCGTACGAATACGTTTTTTCCAGCGGCAACAAACCGCCGATCGAAATGGGCTGCGAGGTTGTTTTGGGGTCGGCCTGGTAATAGTCCAGGTAAAAGTAGGTGGTCGGCGTCATGATGGCATTGTGGCCCAGTTTGGCCGCGGCAATACCGCCGTCAACACCCCGCCAGCTCATCACCGTTGCGTTGGGCGACAAACCGCCTTCCAGGATTTCGTCCCAGCCAATCATTTTGCGGCCTTTCGAGGTAATAAACTTGTCGATGCGCCCAATGAAGTAGCTTTGCAACTCGTGTTCGTCTTTCAGCCCCTGCTTTTTGATGAGGTCCTGGCAAAAACGGCTTGCTTTCCACTGCGTTTTAGGGCATTCGTCCCCGCCGATGTGAATGTACTGGCTCGGAAACAGATCGATCACTTCCGTCAGAACTTCCTGCAGGAATTGAAACGTTTCCTCGCGCGGAAACAACACATCCTCGTGAACACCCCACTTGCCCGTAACCGGCACAATTTTGTCGGCACTGCTGCCCAGTTGCGGATAAGCCGCCAGGATCGCCATGGCATGACCCGGCATTTCGATTTCCGGTATTACCGTGATAAACCGGTCCTGCGCGTAGTTAATCACCTCCCGGATTTGCTCCTGGGTGTAAAAACCACCGTAGGGCGTTTTATCGTACTTGTTGTTCCGGTAATGGCCCAGCATGGTTTCCTGACGGGTTGAGCCGATTTCGGTCAGTTTCGGGTGTTTCTTGATTTCAATCCGCCAGCCCTGATCGTCGGTCAGGTGCCAGTGGAACGTGTTGATTTTGTGCAGGGCAATCTGGTCGATCACTTTCTTAACGGCCGGTACCGGATAAAAATGCCGGGCAACGTCCAGCATAAAACCCCGGTAACCAAAACGGGGCTGGTCTTCAATGGTGCAGCACGGCACCGACCAGTCAACGCCCTGAGCGACGGCAGCGTTAAAGACTGGAGCGGGCATGAGTTGCAACAACGACTGAACGGCGTAGAAAAAACCGTTCGGCTGCTGGGCCGTCAGGGTAATGCGTTTGGGTGTCACGTTCAGAAAATAGCCCTCTTTCTCCAGCTTGGGACTTTGGGCGGTTTCGAAAACGATGCTTCCCCCTTTACCGGTTTTGATCTGGGGCGTCCGGCCGGTGGATCGGGCCAACTGCTCGGCCAGCATCCCGGCAACCCGCCGAACTTCGGCGTCTTCCTTGCCGATGCTGATTACGATCTCGTTCGGCAATTTAAAATTCCCTTGCTTTTCTTCCAGCCGAACGGGCTGAGGGACAAGGGCATAACGAGGAGTCTGCGCTGTGGCAAACTGAATAGTCAGACAAAAAAATACGAAACGGGCAATCAGGATTCTCATTCAGCAAGAGGGATTATCTAGGGAATTTCTTCGTATTCGAGCAGCGACTGTACAACGTAAGCCTGCGTGCCGCAAAGCTTCGCCATTTCGCCCAGACGCGAGACGGTAATGACGAGTTTGTTACGGAAGTCGGCCAGGCAATACTTGTCGATGGCCTGCTCAATCGGGCGGGTAATAAGCCGTTCGGCTTTGGCGACAACGCCGTTGACAATAATCAGTTCAGGATTAAACAGGTGGACGGCGATGGATAACCCTTTGCCCAGCTCACTGCCTACTTCGTTCAGCAGGTCGATGGCCATTTCGTCACCCGCTTTCGCTTTGTTGATGACCATTTCCACGTCGATGTCCTCGAAATTTTCATCGGCCAGCTTCGAAACGCGTCCTTCCTTCAGGCCGTTTTTAACCCGCCGAATCAGCGACGAAGCGGAGGTTAACGTATCCAGGCAACCCACTTTTCCGCACGAACACAGTTCGCCGTCGGCCTGGAGCTGAATGTGACCCAGCTCGCCCGCAAATCCGGCCAGTCCCTGCAGAATTTCACCGTTGTTGATAACGCCCAATCCGACGCCCCAATCGATGTTGATGGACAACACGTGGTTTTTTCCTTTCGCCAGCCCAAACCGGTGTTCGCCCAGAATGGTGGCTTTGGTGTCGTTGATGAGGTAAACCGGCGCGTCAAAACTGGATGCCAGCAATTCCTGCAACGATGCTTCCGGCTGGTTCAGATTTTTGTACGTGTAATTGGTGCCCGTTTTCGGATCGACCAGGCCGGGCAAAGCGCAGCCTACGCCAATGATGTTCAGTTGATTTTCCTGGATTCGGAGGGCGATGGCTTCCAGAGGACCTCTCAGGGCTTCCAGAAAGACAACGGAGTCTTCTAAACGCAAATTTACGTCGATCCGGTCGAGTACCCGGTTTGTCAGATCAAAAACCACCAATTTCACGTCGTGGAGGCTGATATCGATGACCAGAATGGCCTGATTGCCGGCCCGTAGTCCGAATAAAGCGGGTTTTCGGCCATACTGAGCGTTACCGGTGCCGATTTCCTGCACCCAGTTCTCGCTGGAAAGTTCGTCGATCAGCATGGTAATCGAAGGAACACTGGCGTGAAGTGCTTTGGCCAGCTGAGCCAGCGTCTGGGCACCCGAGCTGTACATTTCTTTCAGTATACTGCGCTTTAAACGACTCTTTTTTCTATCAACAACAGATATCGTATAATTTGCCTCCATAAAAGTTAAGGATGGGTATAGGGAACTAGTAGATAAAAAGGTGGTGAAAGATAAGCCTTATATTTTAAAATAATTTACAAATAGCGTTAGACTATTAAATTATTTACAAAATAATAAAGAGGGTTTCGAAAGATCTCTACTGATCGGTTCGAAAGAATATGAATGTAGAAAAAAGCAGGAGAAAAGCCGGAATGCAAAGATATATTTTTCCGGCTACTTTACTTCGCTGTTAACCAGAGCCTTTTGCTCTTCCAGCCAATTACGGATCAGTTGAGTCAGGGGTTTGGTTTCAATCAGAAAACCGTCGTGGCCGTAGAGCGAATCGATTTCTTCATAACGGGCATCGGGAATCAGCCGGGCCAGTGACTTCTGTTCGACCGGCGGAAACAGGATATCGGATTTGATACCCACCGACAGCGTTCGGGCAGCAACCTGTTCGAGCGCCCGGCTGATGCTTCCGCGATTCCGCCCGACGTTGTGCGAATCCATCACTTTTGACAAAATCCAGTAGGTAAAGGCATTAAACCGGTTAGCTAACTTCTCGCCCTGGTACTGCTGGTAGCTGGAGGCCTTGAAATTATCCAGTTGTTCGTTGTTGTCCAGCGCCTGGGTAAATCCGTAGGTATCGTAGTTGCGGTAGGAGATCATGGCCATGGCCCGGGCCGCTTTCATGCCGGCCCGACCCGCATCATCCCGGCTTTCAGACCAGGTTGGATCCGCGCTGATGGCCATGCGTTGTGATTCGTTAAAGGCAACTCCCCAGGGCGACATCACGGCGTTGGTGGCAATCAGAATGAGATTCTGAATCACTTCCGGTTGCTGAATGGCCCATTCCAGCGCCTGCTGCCCGCCCAGCGAACCGCCGATGCAGGTGTGAATTTTTTCAATACCCAACTCCTGACGCAGCAAATCCAGCGCCCTTACAATGTCGTGGATTGTCACGAGCGGGAAGTCGTGATAGAATGGCTGACCCGTTAACGGATTGATCGACAGCGGACCGGTTGATCCGTAGCAGGAACCCAACACATTGGCGCAGATGATAAACTGGTGCGCCGGGTCGTAGAACTTACCCGGGCCAATCATGCCGTCCCACCAGTCGCCCGGATCAGCACTCCCTGTTAGGGCATGACAAACCCAGACAACATTGGAACGATCACTGTTCAGGGTTCCACGCGTCGTATACGCCAGCCGAAAGCCCGGTAAGGCCGCGCCCGATTCCAGGGCAAACGTGTATTTGTAGTCGAAAAATCGGGTTTCCAATCGAAAAAAGAATTTCAGGTTGCAGGCACCGGCCAATCCGATTCCTGCAACCCGTTTACTGTTTGTTAAGCACCAATGGCCGCAAAAGCCTGTTCGAGATCCGCTTTGATATCGTCGATGTGTTCGGTTCCCACCGACAAACGCAACTGGCCCGGTTGCACCCCGGCACTGACCTGCTCTTCGTTGGTCAATTGCTGGTGGGTGGTGGCCGCCGGGTGGATGATCAGCGTTTTGGCGTCACCCACGTTGGCCAGGTGGCTGATCATTTTCAGGCTATCAATAAATTTATCGGCGGCTTCCTTACCGGCCCTCAGCTTGAACGTCAGTACACCCCCGAAACCCCGCTTGAGGTATTTCTGGGCGCGCGCGTGGTACGGGCTGCTTTCCAGACCCGGGTAGAACACTTTTTCGACCTGCTCGTGCTGCTCCAGCCACTGCGCAATTGCCAGGGCGTTCTGAACGGTCCGGTCAACGCGCAGCGACAGCGTTTCGAGTCCCTGCAGGAACAAAAATGAGTTGAACGGACTCAGGGCCGGTCCCCAGTCGCGCAGCCCCTCAACGCGGGCGCGGATGATAAACTGGATGTTGCCAAACGGCCCGCCAATCCCGAATACATCGTTGAACACCAGGCCGTGGTAGCCTTCGGCGGGTTCGGTAAACTGCGGAAACTTGCCGTTACCCCAGTTGTAATTACCGCTATCGACAATGACGCCCCCGATGCTCGTGCCGTGGCCGCCAATCCATTTCGTAGCCGATTCTACCACCACAGCCGCGCCGTGCTCGATCGGGCGGAACAGGTATCCTCCCGCGCCAAACGTGTTGTCCACGATGAGGGGTAGATCGTATTTCTGGGCCAGGGCCGCGAAGGCTTCAAAATCCGGGATATTGAACTCCGGGTTGCCGATGGTTTCCAGGTAAATCGCTTTTGTTTTTTCGTCGATCCGCTTTTCGAAACTTTCCACCTTGTCGCCGTCGGCAAAGCGGGCTTCAATGCCCAGGCGTTTGAACGACACTTTGAACTGGTTATAGGTGCCGCCGTAGAGGTAAGAAGTCGTTACAAAATTGTCACCGACGCTCAGGATGTTGTTCAGCGCTACAAACTGTGCCGCCTGCCCCGACGCCACCGCCAGAGCCGCCACCCCGCCTTCCAGAGCCGCAATCCGCTTCTCGAAAACGTCGGTGGTGGGGTTCATGATCCGGGTATAGATGTTGCCAAATTGCTGCAAAGCAAACAGTTTGGCTCCGTGTTCGGCGTTATCGAACACGTAAGAAGACGTTTGATATATGGGTACCGCCCGGGACTTGGTGGTGGGGTCGGGTTCCTGCCCGGCGTGGAGTTGCAGCGTTTCAAAATGCAATGGTGTTGACATGCGATTGATGCGTATGAATGTGAGGAAGTTTAAATGTGTTTAGGAATTCGCACGGACCGTCAAACTACAGTCCGATCGGGAATGCACAACTGACAATGATGCTCAATTCGGGTAGAATCAAACATCAGGCAGTCCATAGCCGATAGCCTCTCCCGGTTGTCGGTTCGCTTGAAGTGTGTGAGATTAGTAGCCCGCTGGGGGGCATACAGCACCGGATGTTGATCATATTGGTTCGATTTATATCTCCTATCGAACTCACCGGAGCGAATTCGTAGGCGGGATGTAGCACCTTGCCGCGCGGCAGGTTGCCAGAGGTTCACCGAGCCCGGTCTCTTGCCTCTTCTTTATAAATCAAGCGCAACAGAAAACTGCTGCAACGATTCGAGGTCCGAATCGAGTTGAGAACTTGATTTGAGCCGCAAGTATAGTGAACGGAGTCCGTTGCTGCAAATTTTTTGGAACGAAACCACAAGAAGGCTCCGGAATGTCTACGGTCCCATTCAACAGAAAACCTCCCGCCTTGTAGCCATTGTCTACAAAACAGGAGGTTTCTTATTGAACAACGCTCCCCCAATAAAGCCGGAACTGAGCGGCTATCGGTTTTCTTACATCGACAGCTTCCAGCCCTCACGGTATTGCCGCGATACAAACTGGTTGGCCTCGTCGAAGTTGGTAATTTTCATGTTCTTACCGTCCCACAACAGACGCTGACGACCGGGGTAGTCGAAGCCCTTGCCGTCGGCTTTGGGCGTCCGGAGCATGTAGCTGCGAATAGCTAGGTTACCCATCAATACCGACTCAGTCAGCGGGCCAGCGAAGTCGAACGACGACGTCAGGGCTTTGTGTTCCTTGCTGTTGAAACCGGCTTTGCAGGCTTCAGTCCACAGAATCTGGTGACCATTTTCTGGCCAGGGTTTGCCGTCAACGGGTTTTGGTTTCGCCGGCGCTTCCTGTTTTTTACCGTCTTTGGTGTACAGTTTCGGATCGTCGCCGTACATGCCGCAGGCAATCAAGCCTTTATCTCCGATCATGAACATACCGTTTTCGCCCCCTTCCGGATACGCTTCACCGACGGGCAGGAAGTCGGGCCGGAACGGACGAATACCGCCGTCGGACCAAACCAGTTTCACGTCCGATTTATTCTTAGACGAAGCCGGGAATTTCAATTCGACGTGCGATGCGGGCGGGCAGCCTTCGGGGTTATATTCCGCCGTCCAGTCTTTCAGGAACACCGAACTGATGCTGCTTTCTACTTCGGTCGGATAACCCAGCCCCAGCACGCGGAACGGAATATCCATGATGTGGCAACCGATGTCACCCAGCGCACCCGCGCCGAAGTTCCACCAGCCCCGCCATTTGAACGGGTGATAAGCCGGAGTATAGCCCACTTTCTGCGCGGGTCCGAGCCACAGATCCCAGTCCAGATCCGCTGATGGTTCGCCAGCGGGTTGCGGTACCGGAATGCCCTGCGGCCACACGGGGCGGTTGGTCCAGATCTGAATTTCGTGGACTTTCCCGATCAGTCCTTTGTCGAACCACTCAACCATTGTTTTCTGCTGCGGATTCGAAGAACCCTGGTTTCCCATCTGCGTCACCACCTTGTATTTGCGGGCGGCTTCGGTCAGCATGCGGGCTTCGTGGATGTTGTGCGTCAGCGGTTTCTGTACGTAGACGTGCTTACCCCGCTGCATGGCGGCCATCGCCACCACGGCGTGCGTATGGTCGGCGGTCGAAACCGTTACGGCATCGATGGTTTTGCCTTCTTTATCGAGCATCTCCCGGAAGTCTTTGTAGCGCTTCGCGTTGGCATGCTTCGTAAAATTTTCCTTCACACGGGGCAATCCCCAGTCCACGTCGCACAGCGCGACAACGTTGTTGGCTCCGTTGTTGAAAGAATTATTGATATCACTGGAACCTTTACCCCCAAAGCCGACAGCGGCCAGATTCAGTTTATCGCTCGGTGCAATGAAACCTTTTCCGCCCAGAACATGGCGCGGCACGATGAAGAAACTGCCAGCGGCTAGCGCCCCGGCCTGAATAAATTTGCGACGCGATGGTTGCGACGGTTTTTCGGAAGATTGCATAAATCAGATAAGGACTATAGGTAAATCAATACAAATAAAGCTCAAAATAGGGAAGATCTACCGGAAAAAACGAATCCTTTGGTTAGCTTTTCGTGATTTTTTATTGGCGACCGTCCCAACCTTTTCTTTTCGCAGGTAAAACGGATTCTTTTTCCTCTTAGATGCCGTTGACAATCAAAATCTTTCGGTCCTATAAACGCAACCTGCCGGATGCGGGCGGGGCTCATCACCGGTAGATCAACCCCACCCGCATCCGGAAAATTTTTCCCGAACCGGCTTGCCAATGCTTCGGGTGGTTCGTTACCTTTGTGTTAAGACACCGTTTCGTATGGCCCAATATTATCGTTTTGACAAAGAAAACGCGTCCCGGCGCGCCGGAACCGTTGCCCTGAAAGATGCCATCGGCCAGATGTTGAAATCGTATCAACTCCAGACCCGGTTCAACGAAACATACCTCGAAGCTTTCTGGGAGAAGATGATGGGTAAAGGGATTGCCTCCCGCACCAACCGGCTCTACGTCCGCGACCGCGTCCTGCACATTGAGATCAATTCCGCTCCGCTCCGCAGTGAACTGGTAATTGCCAAGCAGAAAATGATTCAGCTTATCAACCGCGAAATGGGCACCGACGTGCTCGATGATGTCATTTTTATCTGATTTAGTTTGATACGTCCCCCCTTCCTACAACCCGGCCAGCAAGTCGGCCTGATGGCAATGGCCAGCCGTCTGGATTACGAAACCCTTAGACCGTCCCTCCGGATTTTGCGCGATGAATGGCAACTGGAAGTCGTGGAAGGCGAATCCCTCCAGAGCAGTCACTACCAGTTTGCGGGCGACGATTTTGTCCGTGGGCGCGACCTGCAACAGATGCTCGATAACCCCGATATCCGGGCTGTTTTTTCGGCCCGAGGGGGCTACGGCAGTTACCGAATCCTCGACCAGCTTGATTTTACCCAGTTTCTGAAAGCACCCAAGTGGATCATCGGTTTCAGCGACATTACCGTTCTGCACTGCCACCTGCACCGGATGGGCGTTCAAAGCCTGCACGCCATCATGCCCAAACTCTTCGGTACCGAAGGTGCTGAGGAGTCCATCGAAACCCTGCGCCGGCTGCTCTTCGGCGAACCGGTCGATCCGTATACGAGCCCAGCCGATTCGCTCAACCGCCCCGGCACGGCCAGCGGTCAACTCGTGGGCGGCAACCTGACGCTCCTGACCCACACGCTCTGCACGCCTTCCGACGTTGATCTGAGCGGCAAAATCCTGTTTATTGAAGACATCGACGAAACGCTGTATTCCGTCGACCGCATGATGATTCAGTTCCGGCGCTCCGGCCGACTGGCGGGCCTGGCGGGCCTGGTGGTGGGGCAGTTCAGCGAAATGCGCATCAACGAATCGGCGCCGTTTGGCAAAACCGTCAATGAAATCATTGCTGAGCAGGTGGCCGGTTTCGACTTTCCGGTTTGCTTTAATTTCCCCGTCGGTCACGTTCCCCGCAACCTGGCGATGCCCGTAGGCCGGGTGGCGCAGCTTGAGGTAACCGAAGCCGGCAGCCGCTTGCTTTTCGGAGAAACTACTGCCGGGCCACCCAGGCAATAATGGCCGGATACAGATCCGCAACGGTTTGGCCGGGTTGACGGGTCTGGTAAAGCCGCAGCAGTTCCTGGTCGAACTCCCGGAATCGCTTGAACCCCCGGTTGG
This Larkinella insperata DNA region includes the following protein-coding sequences:
- a CDS encoding S66 peptidase family protein gives rise to the protein MIRPPFLQPGQQVGLMAMASRLDYETLRPSLRILRDEWQLEVVEGESLQSSHYQFAGDDFVRGRDLQQMLDNPDIRAVFSARGGYGSYRILDQLDFTQFLKAPKWIIGFSDITVLHCHLHRMGVQSLHAIMPKLFGTEGAEESIETLRRLLFGEPVDPYTSPADSLNRPGTASGQLVGGNLTLLTHTLCTPSDVDLSGKILFIEDIDETLYSVDRMMIQFRRSGRLAGLAGLVVGQFSEMRINESAPFGKTVNEIIAEQVAGFDFPVCFNFPVGHVPRNLAMPVGRVAQLEVTEAGSRLLFGETTAGPPRQ